One part of the Lotus japonicus ecotype B-129 chromosome 2, LjGifu_v1.2 genome encodes these proteins:
- the LOC130738347 gene encoding BAG family molecular chaperone regulator 3-like — protein sequence MMRMKNGKTNGLSPIMNGSSAVSRAEPGSKEWEMRPGGMLVQTRTADSDRISVSVPMIRVRVKYGSIYHELNISSQASFGELKKMLSGPTGLHHQDQKLFYKDKERDSKAFLDVVGVKNKSKLVLVEDPISQEKRLLEIRKNAKMEKAAKSISEISLEVDRLAGRVSAFESIISKGAKVAETDLLSLVELLMNQLLRLDGITGDGDVKLQRKMQVKRVQKYVETLDVLKVKNSNGQRIGPIKEQPQTHSNGHHRLAPIQEQQEEQPRNSNGHSQVFQQQQQSNHSTSGVVVTTKWETFDSIPPLIPVESTSTTPAVNNNNSGPPKFNWELFN from the exons atgatgaggatgaagaaTGGTAAGACAAATGGGCTTTCTCCCATCATGAATGGAAGCTCAGCTGTTAGCAGAGCTGAACCGGGTTCAAAGGAATGGGAGATGAGGCCGGGTGGAATGCTGGTTCAGACGCGAACCGCTGACTCGGATCGGATCTCAGTGTCGGTTCCCATGATCAGAGTCAGGGTCAAGTATGGTTCAATTTACCATGAACTCAACATTAGTTCCCAAGCTTCATTTG GGGAATTGAAGAAAATGTTGTCAGGGCCAACTGGTTTACACCACCAAGATCAGAAGCTATTTTACAAAGATAAAGAGAGGGATTCAAAAGCTTTCCTTGATGTGGTTGGAGTGAAGAATAAATCAAAGTTGGTACTGGTGGAAGACCCTATTAGTCAAGAGAAAAGGTTGTTGGAGATAAGGAAGAATGCTAAGATGGAGAAAGCTGCAAAATCTATCTCAGAAATCAGTTTGGAAGTAGATAGGCTTGCAGGGAGG GTATCTGCTTTTGAATCAATAATTAGCAAAGGTGCGAAAGTTGCAGAAACAGATTTGCTTAGTCTGGTTGAGCTTTTGATGAATCAATTACTTAGATTGGATGGTATAACAGGTGATGGAGATGTGAAATTGCAGAGGAAAATGCAG GTCAAAAGAGTTCAAAAGTATGTTGAAACTCTGGATGTGCTGAAAGTTAAGAACTCAAATGGACAAAGAATTGGACCAATTAAAGAGCAACCACAAACACATTCAAATGGGCATCACAGGTTAGCTCCAATTCAGGAGCAGCAAGAAGAACAACCAAGGAACTCAAATGGGCACTCCCAAGTATTTCAACAACAGCAACAGTCAAATCATTCTACCTCAGGAGTTGTAGTCACCACAAAATGGGAGACATTTGATTCAATCCCACCATTAATCCCAGTTGAATCAACATCCACAACCCCTGCAGTGAACAACAACAATTCAGGTCCTCCCAAGTTCAATTGGGAATTATTCAACTAA